Proteins encoded together in one Prevotella scopos JCM 17725 window:
- the nrfA gene encoding ammonia-forming cytochrome c nitrite reductase, with protein sequence MAKTLKKWQGWLLFGGAMVLVFILGLLCSSMLERRAEVVSVFNNRRTPMTDSIVSQNEKFAADFPREYETWAMTEDTSFVSKYNSSQEVDVLAERPEMVILWAGYSFSRGYNTPRGHRHCIDDLRKIMRTGSPGVDGQDDIQPGTCWTCKGPDVPRLMREKGTDKFYAAKWSDWGPEVMNTVGCSDCHDARTMELRPARPALYEAWARVGKDVRKASHQEMRSLVCAQCHTEYYFEKENGNYLHFPQEKGMTCEAAEEYYDSIGFYDYINPLSKAKILKAQHPGYELYLQGIHGQRGVSCADCHMPYISEGGVKYTDHHITSPLANIERTCQTCHRQDAETLRQNVYERQKKIYDFRTNVEKELAAAHIEAKFAWEKGATEAEMEPVLKDLRKGQWRWDYAVASHGAAFHAPQEVMRILGSAMQYAMDARLQIARVVAKHGYTGKIPLPDVSTKAKAQSYIGLDMPKLNSQKKKFLDTIVPKWIEQARKNKRFVTKPM encoded by the coding sequence ATGGCAAAGACATTAAAGAAATGGCAAGGCTGGCTACTCTTTGGAGGAGCAATGGTTCTCGTGTTCATTCTTGGACTGCTCTGTTCTTCAATGCTTGAAAGAAGAGCTGAGGTTGTAAGTGTGTTCAACAACAGACGTACACCGATGACTGACTCCATTGTATCTCAGAATGAGAAATTTGCAGCTGATTTCCCACGTGAATATGAGACGTGGGCAATGACAGAAGACACAAGTTTCGTGAGTAAGTACAATTCTTCCCAGGAAGTAGATGTACTGGCAGAGAGACCCGAAATGGTTATCCTATGGGCTGGCTATTCTTTCTCAAGAGGGTATAATACACCACGTGGACACCGTCATTGTATTGATGACTTACGTAAGATTATGCGTACAGGAAGTCCAGGTGTTGATGGACAAGATGACATACAGCCAGGAACCTGTTGGACCTGCAAGGGTCCTGATGTTCCACGTCTAATGCGTGAGAAAGGAACTGATAAATTCTATGCTGCCAAGTGGAGCGACTGGGGACCAGAGGTCATGAACACCGTCGGTTGCTCTGACTGCCATGATGCAAGGACGATGGAACTTCGTCCCGCTCGTCCTGCTCTCTATGAGGCATGGGCTCGTGTCGGTAAAGACGTGAGAAAAGCCAGCCATCAAGAGATGCGTAGCCTGGTCTGCGCACAGTGCCACACGGAATACTACTTCGAGAAAGAGAATGGCAACTATCTACATTTCCCTCAAGAAAAGGGTATGACGTGTGAGGCAGCAGAGGAATACTACGATAGTATTGGCTTCTACGATTACATCAACCCATTATCAAAGGCGAAGATTCTAAAGGCACAGCACCCTGGTTATGAATTGTATTTACAGGGAATCCATGGACAGCGTGGTGTTTCATGTGCTGATTGTCATATGCCTTACATCTCTGAGGGTGGTGTGAAATATACTGATCACCATATTACAAGCCCATTGGCAAACATCGAGCGTACTTGTCAGACCTGTCACCGTCAAGATGCTGAGACGCTTCGTCAGAATGTTTATGAGCGTCAGAAGAAGATTTATGACTTCCGTACAAATGTAGAAAAGGAACTTGCAGCTGCACACATCGAGGCTAAATTTGCTTGGGAAAAGGGTGCGACGGAAGCTGAGATGGAGCCTGTTCTTAAGGATCTCCGCAAGGGTCAGTGGCGTTGGGACTATGCTGTAGCTAGCCACGGAGCTGCCTTCCATGCTCCACAAGAGGTGATGCGAATCCTTGGAAGTGCAATGCAGTATGCAATGGATGCTCGTTTACAGATAGCACGTGTTGTGGCTAAACATGGATACACTGGTAAGATTCCTCTTCCAGATGTTTCAACAAAGGCTAAGGCACAATCATACATTGGTTTGGATATGCCTAAGCTCAATTCACAGAAGAAGAAATTCCTTGATACAATCGTACCAAAATGGATTGAGCAAGCTAGAAAGAACAAACGCTTTGTTACTAAGCCGATGTAA
- the ccsA gene encoding cytochrome c biogenesis protein CcsA, producing MIWNYFIIFAIISVILWVIGAWAAWHSRHVMAFGSTGLGLAVFFAYILIMWITLERPPLRTMGETRLWYSFFLPLAGIIVFSRWQYKWILSFSTLLATVFVCVNIFKPEIHSKTLMPALQSPWFAPHVIVYMMAYALLGAAVVMSVYLLFFKKSADTDKEMEITDNLTYVGLSFMTLGMLMGALWAKEAWGHYWSWDPKETWAAITWLSYLVYVHYRQYRPRIIRPALWILIVAFILLQMCWWGINYLPSAQGVSVHTYNLS from the coding sequence ATGATCTGGAATTATTTTATTATTTTTGCAATCATATCTGTAATTTTATGGGTCATTGGTGCATGGGCAGCATGGCATAGTCGTCACGTTATGGCCTTTGGATCTACAGGGCTTGGATTAGCAGTATTCTTTGCATATATTTTAATAATGTGGATAACCTTGGAACGACCACCTCTTCGTACGATGGGTGAGACACGTCTGTGGTACAGTTTTTTCCTCCCATTGGCAGGTATTATTGTCTTTAGTCGCTGGCAGTATAAGTGGATATTAAGTTTCTCCACACTTCTTGCAACCGTCTTTGTTTGTGTGAACATCTTTAAACCAGAGATACATTCAAAGACACTTATGCCAGCCTTACAAAGTCCATGGTTTGCTCCTCATGTAATTGTTTATATGATGGCTTACGCTCTTTTGGGAGCTGCAGTGGTCATGTCAGTTTATCTTCTTTTCTTTAAGAAGAGTGCTGATACGGATAAGGAAATGGAGATAACGGATAATCTCACTTACGTTGGTCTCTCATTTATGACTCTCGGTATGCTGATGGGTGCTTTATGGGCAAAGGAAGCATGGGGACATTACTGGTCATGGGACCCAAAGGAGACATGGGCTGCTATCACTTGGCTTTCCTATTTGGTTTATGTTCACTATCGTCAATATCGTCCTCGTATCATCCGTCCAGCTTTATGGATATTGATTGTAGCATTCATCTTACTTCAGATGTGTTGGTGGGGAATAAATTATCTTCCTTCAGCACAAGGTGTAAGTGTTCATACCTATAATTTGAGTTAA
- a CDS encoding cytochrome c biogenesis protein ResB, producing the protein MWNKPYTLKEGTAIVVGLLVTGVFLQATMGSLEWGFFAWPANFITLVLFVLALVAVFILRKWSYFCRFMATMQAAIPAIAAAAVLTFVMGITKQVAEGRDAVDPLGITKMLNFWPFVLVYVWMTAIVGEVTLNQLSHFSWRRLPTLTSHVGLFIVLTCGTLGSADMLRVKMYCEEGQPEWRGLDAFSNVHHLPVAIQLEKFTIDEYPPKLMLIDNMGLPLPKGKPENILLDKNVKFGYLLDCKIEVLKRIDNAMPVMLSKMVGKMPGGMMSNIRMDSLGQARNKEGYIPSDAKGTACAIYVKVTTGIGNNGNSDSRLKKNKQHTITGWLTCGSYLFPYQSLKLEDSRRLVMPNREPRRFSSLVDIYTQAGQNIRTEIEVNKPFSIEGWKIYQLSYNEQMGKWSNLSIFEIVTDPWMPVVYVGIFLLLFGAVGMFLTASRKKEVKL; encoded by the coding sequence ATGTGGAATAAACCTTATACACTAAAAGAAGGAACAGCAATTGTTGTTGGTTTATTGGTAACTGGTGTCTTTTTACAGGCAACAATGGGGTCCTTGGAGTGGGGCTTTTTTGCTTGGCCAGCCAACTTCATTACTTTAGTTTTATTTGTTCTGGCACTTGTCGCAGTATTCATATTACGCAAATGGTCTTATTTCTGCCGTTTTATGGCTACTATGCAAGCAGCTATTCCTGCTATAGCAGCAGCAGCAGTATTAACCTTTGTCATGGGAATTACAAAGCAAGTAGCGGAGGGGAGAGATGCTGTTGATCCGCTTGGTATAACGAAGATGCTTAATTTTTGGCCTTTCGTTCTAGTCTATGTTTGGATGACTGCTATTGTTGGTGAGGTAACTTTGAACCAATTATCTCATTTTTCATGGCGTCGTTTGCCCACACTAACGAGTCATGTTGGTCTTTTCATTGTTCTTACTTGTGGTACACTTGGTAGCGCAGATATGCTACGTGTGAAGATGTATTGTGAAGAGGGGCAGCCTGAATGGCGTGGTCTTGACGCTTTTAGCAACGTTCATCACCTTCCGGTAGCAATACAATTAGAGAAGTTCACTATTGATGAATATCCACCTAAGCTCATGCTTATTGATAACATGGGACTTCCACTTCCGAAAGGGAAGCCTGAGAATATTCTTTTAGATAAGAATGTAAAGTTTGGTTATCTATTGGATTGTAAGATCGAGGTTCTCAAGCGTATCGATAACGCTATGCCTGTTATGTTGAGCAAGATGGTTGGTAAAATGCCTGGAGGTATGATGAGCAATATCCGTATGGATTCATTAGGACAGGCACGCAATAAAGAAGGTTATATTCCTTCTGATGCTAAAGGAACAGCATGTGCAATATATGTGAAGGTGACAACAGGTATAGGCAATAATGGAAATAGTGATTCTAGATTAAAGAAAAATAAACAACATACTATCACAGGATGGCTTACATGTGGTAGTTACCTTTTCCCTTATCAATCTTTGAAACTTGAAGATAGTAGAAGACTGGTCATGCCTAATCGCGAGCCACGACGCTTCTCATCTCTTGTTGACATTTATACACAAGCAGGACAGAATATTCGTACTGAGATAGAGGTTAACAAACCGTTTAGTATCGAAGGATGGAAAATCTATCAGCTTAGCTATAATGAGCAGATGGGAAAATGGAGTAACTTAAGTATCTTTGAGATTGTAACCGATCCTTGGATGCCAGTTGTGTATGTTGGAATATTCTTGTTGTTGTTCGGAGCTGTCGGAATGTTCTTGACAGCAAGTCGTAAGAAGGAGGTAAAACTATGA